One Triticum dicoccoides isolate Atlit2015 ecotype Zavitan chromosome 4B, WEW_v2.0, whole genome shotgun sequence genomic window carries:
- the LOC119291060 gene encoding 65-kDa microtubule-associated protein 7-like, translated as MGETAMAGYGLDRPPRCSVSFDTPCGALLRELEQIWTEIGEREQDKDRMFQELEAECMRVYRRKVDSANADRSQLRQSVMAKEAELKALVASIGENTTQFKVNEKHASLKEQLAAVTPLLDDLRAMKEERIKQFSNVQSQIETINAQISDHNYQHDDGSSKRLNNDHDLSTRRLADLQMQLRNLQKEKSDRLQKVFVYVDEVHCLCAVLGMDFAKTVKDVHPSLHGTNSDNSTNISDSTLEGLTQTILKLKAEKRTRVSKLQETVGKLHKLWNLMESTEQERRHFSEVAAVLGSSEEEITSPSVLSLETIQETEEEVERLTKQKASRMKELVLKRRVELENICRNAHMEPDTSTAPEKIVALIDSGLVDPCELLSNIEAQIAKANEESYTRKDIMERVDKWLSACDEETWLEEYNQDDNRYSAGRGAHLNLKRAEKARVLVQKIPTMIDNLIDKTFAWEDESNTPFLYDGVRLVAILEEQKLRRVQKEEDKKRYRDQKKLQNLLLKEKELIFGSKSVPRKTSSFNRRTSGHHPNGNGAGFMTPMPRRVSAGSATPELLTPRSYSGRYNNYFKENRRMTAVPLNFSTASKDDSMSSFASISGSEPGSPLVLH; from the exons ATGGGCGAGACGGCCATGGCCGGGTACGGGCTGGACAGGCCGCCGCGGTGCAGCGTCAGCTTCGACACGCCGTGCGGCGCCCTGCTGCGCGAGCTCGAG CAAATATGGACAGAGATCGGGGAGCGCGAACAAGATAAAGATCGGATGTTCCAGGAACTCGAGGCAGAGTGTATGCGTGTGTATCGTCGGAAGGTCGACAGTGCTAATGCGGATAGAAGCCAGCTCCGCCAGTCAGTGATGGCCAAAGAAGCAGAGCTTAAAGCTTTAGTGGCTTCGATAGGTGAAAATACTACACAATTTAAG GTGAATGAAAAGCATGCATCGTTGAAAGAACAACTTGCTGCAGTGACGCCTCTCTTGGATGATCTTAGGGCCATGAAAGAAGAAAGAATCAAACAGTTCTCAAATGTGCAATCGCAAATCGAGACGATAAATGCACAAATTTCTGATCACAATTATCAGCATGATGATGGTTCGTCCAAACGTCTGAACAATGATCATGACTTGTCAACCAGAAGACTTGCTGATCTTCAAATGCAGCTACGCAATTTACAAAAAGAGAAG TCTGATCGCCTTCAGAAAGTATTTGTATATGTGGATGAAGTGCACTGCCTATGCGCTGTGCTTGGGATGGATTTTGCAAAGACGGTAAAGGATGTGCATCCAAGTTTGCATGGAACCAACTCAGATAATTCGACGAATATCAGTGATAGCACCCTTGAAGGTCTTACTCAGACTATCCTGAAGCTCAAAGCAGAAAAAAGGACCAGAGTCTCAAAG TTGCAAGAAACTGTGGGGAAACTCCACAAGCTATGGAATCTGATGGAGTCAACAGAACAAGAGAGGAGACATTTCAGCGAAGTAGCCGCTGTTCTTGGATCTTCTGAGGAAGAGATCACTTCTCCTAGTGTCCTGTCACTGGAAACGATTCAGGAG ACAGAAGAGGAAGTCGAAAGACTAACTAAGCAAAAAGCGAGTAGAATGAAGGAGCTTGTTCTTAAGAGAAGGGTAGAGCTAGAAAATATCTGCAGAAATGCACATATGGAGCCTGATACGAGCACAGCACCAGAGAAGATTGTTGCTCTAATTGATTCTG GTCTAGTGGATCCTTGCGAACTTCTTTCCAACATCGAAGCTCAAATTGCAAAAGCAAATGAGGAATCTTATACGAGGAAAGATATCATGGAGAGAGTAGACAAATGGCTATCGGCCTGTGATGAAGAGACTTGGCTTGAGGAATACAACCAG GATGATAACAGGTACAGTGCGGGCAGGGGTGCCCATTTGAATCTCAAGCGTGCAGAGAAAGCGAGGGTGCTCGTTCAAAAGATTCCAA CTATGATTGACAACTTGATAGACAAGACATTTGCCTGGGAGGATGAAAGCAATACACCATTTCTATATGACGGG GTTCGTCTGGTCGCCATTTTGGAAGAGCAAAAACTTAGAAGAGTACAGAAGGAGGAAGATAAGAAACGATACCGG GACCAGAAGAAGCTGCAGAATCTATTGCTTAAAGAGAAGGAGCTGATCTTTGGGTCCAAGTCTGTTCCGAGGAAAACAAGCAGTTTTAACAGGAGGACGAGTGGGCATCACCCAAATGGGAATGGGGCTGGTTTCATGACTCCGATGCCCCGCCGGGTGTCGGCAGGCAGTGCCACACCCGAGCTTTTGACACCACGATCGTACTCTGGCCGGTACAACAATTACTTCAAGGAGAACAGGAGGATGACGGCGGTGCCACTCAACTTCTCGACAGCTTCCAAGGATGATAGCATGTCATCATTCGCCTCCATCAGCGGCTCGGAGCCTGGTTCTCCATTAGTTTTGCACTGA